One stretch of Leishmania panamensis strain MHOM/PA/94/PSC-1 chromosome 29 sequence DNA includes these proteins:
- a CDS encoding hypothetical protein (TriTrypDB/GeneDB-style sysID: LpmP.29.2630), with the protein MPCRVGQSDWIFTDSPACYVTPNLRLRQCICPLTTCTPTATGYACYLTSSVMILSGLLVVVWIMAACAYVYVSNYVGELELEARAEKVVSLSRNYYYHKLFGTGSPMFSPSVYVPDKRLHSE; encoded by the coding sequence ATGCCTTGCCGCGTAGGCCAGAGCGACTGGATCTTCACCGATTCCCCGGCGTGCTATGTCACGCCGAACTTGCGTCTGCGCCAGTGCATTTGCCCGCTGACAACGTGTACTCCCACTGCGACAGGATACGCGTGCTATCTGACATCGTCCGTTATGATTCTCTCAGGCCTGCTAGTCGTAGTCTGGATCATGGCTGCTTGCGCGTACGTGTACGTATCGAACTACGTTGGGGAGCTGGAGCTAGAAGCCCGTGCGGAGAAGGTGGTCTCTCTCAGTCGCAACTACTACTACCACAAACTCTTCGGCACCGGTAGCCCAATGTTTTCGCCGAGTGTGTATGTACCGGATAAACGGCTGCACTCGGAGTAG
- a CDS encoding hypothetical protein (TriTrypDB/GeneDB-style sysID: LpmP.29.2620) yields MSFFANPLAEEEVVPPDYPLEQYDELKREDDFNELLVRSTKLEGRQSSGDDGTPANPELEACLRHIRQLRSSLESTWLRMSESPIEPTREARIVHTVETSNLSTSNSSFIGALDSAITQVHHHVAQRERLNEHLRALVKQEAAQFSSSAPHPLAASVVCALNAPNLRWSPETLSSPHSSEVVAERAAGAVRALETLLPSMSMEEVALASAAMQQLSYGLQSWSALKHRCDALRATVAVKLQEQAETHCAAEVFARWTAQRQLACGEAAASQAPSPATITPSFDIAAVECLNKELSEENRRLEVVLARLLAIQQLDKAQPDAFAGSALVQYVSLTDSARELEEETDRLGRAVLYLRSILAEPSTMESWGACSAGGAAALSTQNPSHEGTKRLARRLSRIHAVKKELWPRQAVSDGVETVSDTVNTILSLGLNRLLEVHNVCLHAMALLSTYFEKQSGNAAFLSHAMRGGGVVEDATVERVLDVQPPDAGLVRQCCANMRNLSAELEATLRSIVEKSITASTAHLTQWKAVRGLLTELLQSALVTTPDVHAEFSARLAAYAAPNTPSATTTSSVSEMVTQVHARLDWATTVLAEEAKAFADEKATQREVIMAFWAAQITEVKKKMAWLEKQPNAPLLTQLCDVERENEQLRHQLASMQEASEDASVLDRTLAELQKCTAEEARCNATVRAELEELEAARRELETQRDALLSSLL; encoded by the coding sequence ATGAGTTTCTTTGCCAATCCTcttgcggaggaggaggtggtgccaCCCGACTACCCCTTGGAGCAGTACGACGAGCTCAAGCGCGAGGATGACTTCAACGAGCTCCTTGTGCGATCCACAAAGTTGGAGGGTCGTCAAAGTAGCGGCGACGATGGCACGCCAGCCAACCCCGAACTTGAGGCATGTTTGCGTCACATCCGACAGCTGCGCTCCTCGCTGGAGAGTACGTGGCTTCGAATGAGCGAGTCGCCCATTGAGCCGACCCGTGAGGCGCGCATCGTGCACACGGTAGAGACATCCAATCTGTCTACATCAAACTCCTCCTTTATTGGGGCTCTTGACAGTGCCATCACGCAGGTACACCACCATGTTGCTCAGCGTGAACGACTGAACGAACACCTGCGTGCACTGGTTAAGCAGGAGGCTGCTCAGTTTTCTTCCTCGGCACCCCACCCACTCGCTGCGTCTGTGGTATGCGCGCTCAATGCACCAAACTTGAGGTGGTCGCCCGAGACACTCTCCTCACCGCACTCATCGGAGGTGGTAGCCGAGCGTGCAGCTGGGGCTGTCCGTGCACTGGAGACACTCCTCCCTTCCATGTCGATGGAGGAGGTCGCGTTGGCAAGTGCTGCGATGCAGCAACTGTCATATGGACTGCAGTCCTGGAGTGCTTTGAAGCACCGCTGCGACGCCCTTCGTGCCACTGTGGCGGTGAAATTGCAAGAGCAGGCAGAGACCCAttgcgctgctgaggtgtTTGCTCGGTGGAccgcgcagaggcagctAGCATGTGGTgaagcagccgcatcgcAGGCGCCATCTCCAGCGACCATCACGCCCTCTTTCGACATCGCGGCGGTGGAGTGCCTCAACAAGGAGCTGAGCGAGGAGAACAGGCGGCTGGAGGTGGTACTTGCGCGTCTCCTTGCCATCCAGCAGCTTGACAAAGCGCAGCCTGACGCCTTCGCTGGAAGTGCTCTGGTGCAGTACGTCTCCCTCACAGACAGTGCACGGGAGCTGGAAGAGGAGACCGATCGCCTAGGACGTGCTGTGCTGTACCTTCGTAGCATTCTGGCAGAGCCCTCTACGATGGAGTCGTGGGGTGCATGTAGTgcaggtggcgccgccgccctaTCGACGCAGAACCCCAGCCACGAGGGAACGAAGAGGCTAGCGAGGCGTCTGAGCCGCATCCACGCAGTGAAGAAGGAGCTGTGGCCGCGGCAGGCAGTGAGCGATGGCGTAGAGACGGTGAGCGACACCGTCAATACCATTCTGTCCCTCGGCTTGAACCGCCTTCTAGAGGTGCACAACGTCTGCCTACATGCAATGGCGCTGCTCAGCACTTACTTTGAGAAGCAATCGGGGAACGCGGCCTTTCTCAGCCATGCaatgcgcggcggcggtgtggtAGAGGATGCCACAGTGGAACGCGTGCTGGATGTGCAGCCCCCTGACGCGGGGCTGGTGCGGCAGTGCTGTGCTAACATGCGGAACTTGAGCGCCGAGCTTGAGGCCACGCTGAGGAGTATTGTGGAGAAGTCAATCACGGCTTCGACCGCCCACCTCACTCAGTGGAAGGCTGTGCGGGGCCTGTTGACCGAGCTCCTTCAGTCCGCCCTGGTCACGACGCCGGACGTGCACGCCGAGTTTTCGGCGCGGCTCGCAGCCTACGCGGCGCCGAATACGCCATCCGCCACAACTACATCTTCCGTCTCCGAAATGGTGACTCAAGTGCATGCGCGCCTCGACTGGGCGACGACGGTgctcgccgaggaggcgaaggcatTTGCTGATGAGAAAGCCACTCAGCGGGAGGTTATCATGGCGTTCTGGGCGGCACAGATAACGGAAGTCAAGAAGAAGATGGCGTGGCTGGAGAAGCAGCCCAACGCCCCGCTCCTAACGCAGCTGTGCgacgtggagagggagaatgAGCAGCTACGCCATCAACTGGCCTCCATGCAGGAGGCCTCCGAGGACGCGTCCGTCTTGGACAGAACGTTGGCAGAACTGCAGAAATGTACCGCCGAGGAGGCCCGATGCAATGCGACAGTGCGGGCAGAGCTCGAGGAGCTCGAGGCTGCAAGGCGCGAGTTGGAGACGCAgcgcgatgcgctgctctcttctctgctgtaG